A single genomic interval of Zobellia nedashkovskayae harbors:
- a CDS encoding 2-hydroxyacid dehydrogenase produces MKILHVDVNHPLLIEQFNELGFQNDEDYVSSKAEIEAKIHEYDGLIIRSRFSIDSEFLNKASKLKFIGRLGAGLENIDALHAEANDIFLAAAPEGNRNAVGEHTLGMLLSLFNKLQKADREVRTGKWDREGNRGIELDGKTVGIVGYGNMGKAFAKKLRGFDIEVICYDIQGGVGDENARQVGIMELHQRTDVLSLHIPQTELTIGMVNAEFIEKFHNPFWLLNTARGKAVITEDLVSGLKSGKVLGAGLDVLEYEKTSFENMFGTTASGTPDLSKMPEAFQYLIQAENVLLTPHVAGWTVESLEKLAQTVVDKVKEKFC; encoded by the coding sequence ATGAAAATTTTACATGTGGATGTTAACCATCCCCTACTAATAGAACAGTTTAATGAATTAGGTTTTCAGAACGATGAAGACTATGTTTCTTCAAAAGCAGAAATTGAAGCTAAAATTCATGAATATGACGGACTTATCATTCGTAGCCGTTTTAGCATTGATAGTGAATTTTTAAACAAGGCTTCCAAACTCAAATTTATAGGAAGACTAGGTGCTGGGTTAGAAAATATTGATGCTCTTCATGCTGAAGCCAATGACATATTCTTGGCGGCCGCTCCGGAAGGTAATAGAAACGCTGTTGGAGAGCATACTTTGGGTATGCTACTATCACTTTTCAATAAACTACAAAAAGCCGATAGGGAAGTTCGCACGGGTAAATGGGACCGTGAAGGTAACCGTGGTATTGAACTAGACGGCAAAACCGTTGGAATTGTTGGTTATGGCAATATGGGTAAAGCTTTTGCAAAAAAACTGCGTGGTTTTGATATAGAGGTAATTTGTTATGACATTCAAGGTGGTGTAGGTGATGAAAATGCACGCCAAGTAGGTATTATGGAATTGCACCAACGTACAGATGTATTAAGCTTACATATTCCTCAAACTGAACTTACCATTGGCATGGTAAACGCTGAGTTTATAGAGAAATTTCATAATCCATTTTGGCTATTGAATACAGCAAGAGGCAAGGCAGTTATTACTGAAGATTTAGTATCAGGACTAAAATCAGGTAAGGTTTTAGGCGCAGGCCTAGATGTATTAGAATATGAAAAAACTTCTTTTGAAAATATGTTCGGCACAACTGCTAGCGGCACTCCGGACTTAAGTAAAATGCCCGAAGCTTTTCAATACTTAATTCAAGCAGAAAATGTATTGCTCACACCACATGTAGCTGGATGGACTGTAGAAAGTCTTGAAAAACTGGCACAAACCGTAGTAGATAAGGTAAAAGAAAAATTTTGCTAA
- a CDS encoding cupin domain-containing protein: MKAINLAQKHTLFSKQWHPHQIAVVDDMQVLLAKIEGEFIWHAHENEDELFQVLKGVLYMKFRDRTEVVNEGEIIVVPKGVEHCPSTKEGEEVLVLLFEKLNTAHTGNIEHEITQNNYPKI; this comes from the coding sequence ATGAAAGCTATCAATCTGGCACAGAAGCACACTCTTTTTAGTAAACAATGGCATCCACATCAGATTGCAGTTGTAGATGATATGCAAGTTCTTCTAGCTAAAATTGAGGGCGAATTTATATGGCATGCACACGAAAATGAAGATGAGCTTTTTCAAGTACTAAAAGGTGTGCTGTATATGAAATTTCGAGACCGTACAGAAGTTGTTAATGAAGGTGAAATTATTGTTGTTCCAAAGGGAGTTGAGCACTGCCCTTCAACAAAAGAAGGAGAAGAAGTCCTTGTTTTACTGTTCGAAAAACTGAATACAGCTCATACCGGAAATATAGAACATGAGATTACACAGAACAATTACCCGAAAATCTAA
- the mgtE gene encoding magnesium transporter produces the protein MTPFKLTDELLAEIEQLIESRGDTNLVSLLEDIHYADIADIIDELNEDEATYLIKLLESDKTSDVLTELDEDVRESILSNLSAKEIAEELDELDTDDAADIIGELPNEIIQEVISEIEDRDHAKHIVDLLRYDENSAGGLMAKELVKVRENWDVLKCVKEMRAQAENVTRVHSIYVVDDNDKLKGRLSLKDLLTTSTRTHISEVYIPKVDYVNVNEKPEEVAKIMSKYDLEAIPVVDEIGRLVGRITIDDIVDVIREEAEKDYQMAAGISQDVEADDSIWDLTRARLPWLFLGLVGGIGAAGIMGGFEEMIKQHAVLFFFTPLIAAMAGNVGVQSSAIVVQGLANDDLKGSVTNRLMKELLLALLNGTILATILLLFTWLWKGDFLTSLSICLSLIAVILVAGFIGTFIPLFLHKRGIDPAIATGPFITTSNDIFGILIYFSIAKMVLGI, from the coding sequence ATGACACCGTTTAAACTCACAGATGAACTTCTAGCTGAAATAGAGCAGCTTATTGAATCCCGAGGGGATACCAATTTGGTAAGCCTTTTGGAAGATATTCATTATGCTGATATTGCTGATATCATTGATGAGCTAAACGAAGACGAAGCCACCTATCTCATTAAACTTCTTGAAAGTGATAAAACTTCGGACGTTCTTACGGAGCTAGATGAAGATGTACGTGAATCTATTTTAAGCAATCTATCGGCCAAAGAGATTGCGGAAGAACTAGACGAATTAGATACGGATGATGCCGCAGATATTATTGGAGAGCTTCCCAATGAGATTATCCAAGAGGTTATTTCTGAAATTGAAGACCGTGATCACGCCAAACATATTGTAGACCTTTTACGATATGACGAGAATTCTGCCGGTGGTCTTATGGCAAAGGAATTAGTAAAGGTTAGAGAAAACTGGGACGTACTTAAATGCGTAAAAGAAATGCGCGCTCAGGCAGAAAATGTTACTAGAGTACATTCCATTTACGTAGTAGATGATAATGACAAATTAAAAGGCCGTCTGTCTTTAAAAGATTTATTGACAACCTCTACACGCACCCATATTAGTGAAGTTTATATACCAAAAGTTGATTATGTAAACGTCAACGAAAAACCTGAGGAAGTAGCTAAAATCATGTCAAAATATGATTTGGAAGCTATTCCCGTTGTTGATGAAATAGGCCGTTTGGTTGGCCGTATTACTATTGATGATATTGTAGACGTTATTCGTGAGGAAGCGGAGAAAGATTATCAAATGGCCGCCGGTATCTCACAAGATGTTGAAGCAGATGATAGCATCTGGGACCTTACCCGAGCACGCCTTCCATGGCTATTTTTAGGCCTAGTAGGTGGTATTGGGGCAGCTGGTATCATGGGCGGTTTTGAAGAAATGATAAAGCAACACGCCGTATTGTTTTTCTTTACCCCATTAATTGCGGCTATGGCAGGTAACGTAGGCGTACAATCTAGCGCCATTGTAGTGCAAGGTCTGGCTAACGATGACCTAAAAGGCAGTGTAACCAACCGTTTGATGAAAGAATTACTGTTAGCACTTCTTAACGGCACCATCTTGGCTACCATTCTATTACTTTTTACTTGGCTCTGGAAAGGTGACTTTCTTACATCATTATCTATCTGTTTGTCCTTAATTGCTGTTATTTTAGTAGCCGGTTTTATTGGTACTTTTATCCCCCTGTTTTTACATAAGAGAGGAATTGATCCTGCTATAGCCACTGGCCCTTTTATTACGACCAGCAATGATATTTTTGGCATTCTTATCTACTTCTCTATCGCTAAAATGGTATTGGGCATCTAA
- the rsmA gene encoding 16S rRNA (adenine(1518)-N(6)/adenine(1519)-N(6))-dimethyltransferase RsmA, translating into MVEKKKKSYGNKFARPWKEDSPVKAKKHLGQHFLKDEEIAEKIANTLSLDGYRNVVEIGPGTGVLTKYLLKQDMKLVAMDLDTDSIVYLNNNFPLEHVEVMSGKSTLQVIEGDFLKYDISTLFGDEQFAITGNFPYNISTQIVFKMLEIKEQVPEFSGMFQMEVAKRICEGEGNKTYGILSVLVQAYYDAEYLFTVSPEVFDPPPKVQSGVLRLVRKKDFTLDCDEKLLFRVVKAAFNQRRKTIRNSLKTFDLSPELREDIIFNKRPEQLSVADFIELTKKIASDLS; encoded by the coding sequence ATGGTCGAGAAAAAGAAAAAAAGTTACGGAAATAAATTTGCAAGACCTTGGAAAGAGGATAGCCCCGTAAAAGCCAAAAAACATTTAGGACAGCACTTTTTAAAGGATGAGGAAATTGCCGAAAAAATTGCGAACACCCTTTCTTTGGACGGTTATAGAAATGTAGTAGAAATAGGCCCTGGTACCGGTGTGCTTACAAAATATCTACTTAAACAAGATATGAAGCTCGTAGCTATGGATCTTGATACGGACTCCATAGTTTACCTCAACAACAATTTTCCGTTAGAACACGTAGAAGTAATGTCTGGCAAAAGTACCCTTCAAGTAATAGAAGGAGATTTTTTAAAGTATGACATATCCACTCTTTTTGGTGATGAACAATTTGCTATAACCGGCAATTTCCCATACAACATATCTACCCAAATCGTTTTTAAAATGTTGGAAATCAAGGAACAAGTGCCCGAGTTTTCAGGTATGTTTCAAATGGAAGTCGCAAAGCGTATTTGCGAAGGAGAAGGAAATAAAACGTACGGTATTTTATCTGTATTGGTACAAGCCTATTATGACGCAGAATATTTATTTACGGTGTCTCCCGAAGTATTTGATCCACCACCAAAAGTACAATCCGGTGTGCTGCGTTTGGTCCGTAAAAAAGACTTCACACTAGACTGCGATGAAAAACTGCTCTTTAGAGTTGTAAAAGCCGCTTTCAACCAGCGCAGAAAGACCATCCGCAACAGCTTAAAAACATTTGACCTTTCACCGGAACTTAGAGAAGATATCATATTTAATAAACGTCCTGAACAACTCAGCGTAGCTGATTTTATTGAATTGACTAAAAAAATAGCCTCAGATTTGAGCTAG
- a CDS encoding gamma-glutamylcyclotransferase family protein, whose protein sequence is MHYLFTYGTLQNISIQKQVFGRTLAGIHDVLNGYQISSEKIMGRYLVIEKTNKKESKTEGIVYELHKSELIKVDLYEGKAYKRIKVGLKSGKSAWVYVKA, encoded by the coding sequence ATGCACTACCTTTTTACCTACGGCACCCTTCAGAACATTTCTATACAAAAACAGGTTTTTGGACGTACGTTGGCGGGAATTCATGATGTTCTAAACGGATATCAAATTTCCTCAGAAAAAATAATGGGTAGATACCTCGTTATTGAAAAAACCAACAAAAAAGAAAGTAAAACTGAAGGCATTGTCTACGAACTGCACAAGAGTGAGTTAATAAAAGTAGATTTGTACGAAGGCAAAGCATACAAGAGAATAAAAGTCGGTTTAAAATCAGGTAAAAGTGCTTGGGTTTATGTAAAGGCTTAA
- a CDS encoding DUF4286 family protein — translation MYIYNITTNIEESAHDEWLIWMREVHIPDVLATGKFLNAKMSKILIEEDMGGVSYSVQFTTLSKEVLESYYTEDAPRLREEAHKRFPNKFVSFRTEMEIVSEH, via the coding sequence ATGTATATATACAACATAACAACAAATATTGAAGAATCCGCTCATGATGAATGGTTAATATGGATGCGGGAAGTTCATATTCCAGACGTGCTTGCTACCGGAAAATTTTTGAATGCCAAAATGAGTAAAATCTTGATAGAAGAAGATATGGGCGGCGTAAGTTATTCGGTACAGTTCACAACATTAAGCAAAGAGGTTCTGGAAAGCTATTATACTGAAGACGCACCAAGGCTACGCGAAGAGGCACACAAACGGTTTCCGAACAAATTTGTCTCGTTCAGAACAGAAATGGAGATTGTAAGCGAGCATTAA